Part of the Labrenzia sp. PHM005 genome is shown below.
CATGATCCAGGCTCGGCGCGTCGATTGGGTAGATACAGCAAAAGGCATCTGCATCATCTTCGTTGTGATGATGCATTCCGTGCTTGGTGTTGAAGCAGCGGCTGGTGAAAAAGGCTGGATGCATGCCGTAATTGCATTCGCTGCGCCTTTCCGGATGCCAGACTTCTTTCTGATCTCCGGATTGTTCCTGTCGAACGTCATTGGACGTGACTGGAAGCTCTATGCCGACCGGAAAGTCGTTCATTTCGCTTACTTTTATGTGCTTTGGATGACTATCCAGTTCATTGTAAAAGCGCCGGTCTTTGCCGATGAAATGGGCGCAGCTGGTGCGCTCCAGTTCTATTTCGTGAGCTTCGTTCAGCCGTTTGGCACGCTGTGGTTCATTTACATGCTGCCGGTCTTTTTCGTGGTCTGCAAGATCGCCCATGACAAGGGCATTCCCTGGCAACTGATGCTCGGTGTTGCCGCCCTCTTGCAGATCGCACCGATCCACACCGGCTGGTTATTGGTCGATGAGTTCGCCTCGCGTTTCGTTTATTTTTATGCTGGCTACATTTTTGCGCCAAAAATCTTTGAGCTGGCCGATTGGGCGCGTGAGCGTGTGTCCTTGAGCCTGGTTCTGCTTCTGGCCTGGGGCTTGGTGAATGGTGCTCTGGTTTACATTGGCTGGTCTGCTTTGCCCTTTGTGTCTCTGGCGCTGGGCGCGGCTGGCGCCGGGGCGATCATCCTGACCAGCACATTGATCGTCAAAGCAGGCAGCATGGATTTCTTGCGCCACTTTGGTGCGAATTCGATTGTTATCTATCTGGCGTTTTTCTTCCCTATGGGTGTGTCCCGCGTGATCCTGCTGAAGCTCGGTATGTTGGACATCGGCACCATATCGCTGGTCGTGAATATCGTTTCAGTGATCAGTCCGATGATCCTGTTCTGGCTGATCCAGAAAACCGGGTTCGGCTGGTTCCTCTTCAAGCGGCCAAAATGGGCCTATTTAGGTGGAACTTTCGGGAAACAGCGCGTTCCGCAAGCCGCGGAATAGGTGCCTGAGACAGAATCCATGTGAAATCTGTGTCTCCAAATAGTCAGTCTGCGATCGGGTGGTTTCGGTCCGAGGCGTTTTGCGCCAGAAGTTTTGTGCCGATTTCTCTGAGCAGCTTGCGGGTCATGGCTGTCTGATAGTCGTCATAACTTGCTGTGACTTCGACAAAGGCGCCGGGCCCCCGAATGACCTTTTCGGCGAAATAATCGTCCGTGTGCTCGTCGTTCAAGATGACGAGTGCATTCACGGTGACATTTAGAAAGCTTGCATCCCGGTAGGCGATCTCCGGTTCAAAACCGGTGTTGTTGGCACCGTCTGATGAGACGTCAATGACGAGGCGCTGACATGGACTGGGCGCGTTTCTCAAGACTCTTGAGCCATGCGCAAGGGCATAGCCCAGGGCTGTCATGAATTCCTTGTGGCTGCGGGTATTGTCGGCCAATTCGACGGCCGCGGCTGCAACGGAATTTTCTCCAGTCAAAAACCGCCAGTCCAGCAGGGTCTTTTGCTGATAGTGACCGCTCCATTCAAAACTGGAAAACCAAATCCCGCCAACGGAGTTGATGGCTTCCACAACCAGTGGATCTTGAAGCGCGTTCGCCAGACCGGTCAGCTGGAGATCATATTCTCTCGCATCGACGCTGGCCGAAACATCCAGGGCAACAACAAGGGCTAGGGAACAGGGTTCTGCGCGGGCTTCTAAAGGAAAGATCAACAGGCTTGCGGCGGCAAACAGCCCCGCCAGCCGGTTCGGCCGGGAGCCTGGTGTTTTGGATCGGCGATTGGCTGGCGTATGGGCCATGACCGGGAAGCCTTCGTCCGGGCAAAATCTCACATTTTTGGAACTGAGGAACTTTACGGCGGGATCTCTGGCTTGGGCAAATCACAAGTCAGAAAGACGGGCAAACACCCATTGAAATCGGAGGCACGGACCTTTGAATGGCAGGAGAACTCTGAAAGCGGTGGATTAGCTCTTTTCACAAGGGCCTGGCGCGGGCAATATCCGCGCCATGTCGACACAAGAATCCTCCGCCGCCCTCACCGCTGATGACCACCTGATCCTGGTTGACGGCTCCACGTTTATTTTCCGCGCCTACCATGCGCTGCCGCCCCTGACGCGCAAACCCGACGGCTTGCCCGTTGGTGCGGTTTCCGGGTTCTGCAACATGCTGTGGAAGCTGCTTCAGGAAGGTCTGACGCCGGAAGAAGGCGATGAGCCGACGCATTTTGCGGTGATTTTTGATCATTCGGCACAGACGTTCCGCTCTGATATTTACCCGGAGTACAAAGCGCATCGGCCACCGCCGCCGGAAGATCTGGTGCCGCAATTCGGCCTGATCCGCGAAGCCACCCGGGCCTTTTCGACCCACTGCATCGAACAGAAAGGTTATGAGGCCGACGACCTGATCGCCACCTACGCGGCCCAGGCCGCAGGTCAAGGGGCGCGGGTGACGATTGTTTCCGGCGACAAGGATCTGATGCAGCTGATCGGGCCGACTGTTGGCATGATCGACACGATGAAAAACAAGATTTTCGGCGAGCCGGAGGTTTTTGAAAAATTCGGCGTTGGTCCAGACAAGGTCATCGAGGTTCAATCGCTTGCCGGCGACAGCGTCGACAATGTGCCCGGTGTGCCTGGTATTGGCTTGAAGACCGCCGCGCTCCTGATCAATGAGTTCGGCGATCTGGAGACCCTGCTTGCCCAGGCCGAAACCATCAAACAAAAGAAACGCCGGGAGAACCTGATCGAATTTGCCGATCAGGCGCGGATTTCCAAAGAGCTGGTGACTCTGAAACAGGATGTGCCGGTGGAAACACCGGTTGGCGATCTGTCGGTCAGCGATGTGGATGGCCCCAAGGCGGTCGGCTTCCTGAAAGCCATGGGATTCACCACGCTGACCAAAAAGGTTGCCGAAGTCACCGGCGCGGAATTGGCCAACATCGAACCGGTCGACTACCAGGTCCCCGGCTGGGATGTGCCGGACCGCAAGGGCCGGATGATGGAGCGCCCGGGCGGGGCGGCTGCCGCTGACCCCGCGGAGAGTGCTGAAGGTGCCGGCGGGCCGGACGGTTTGATGGTGCCGCAAACCGTTGCCGATGAGCGCGCGGCCAAGATCGGTGCGCTTCCGGTCGACAACAGCGCCTATGAGACCGTCACCACGCTGGAGCAGCTGCAACCGTGGATCGACGCAGCCTATGAGAAGGGGTATGTGGCCTTCGACACGGAAACCACCTCGCTCGATGCCATGCAGGCCGAACTGGTCGGCATTTCCTTAAGTTCTGAACCTGGAAAAGCCTGTTACATTCCGCTGACCCATAAGGACGGTGAGGGGGATCTGTTGGGCGGTGGCGGATTGCTGCCGGGTCAGATCCCGCTGAATGAGGCGTTCAAGGCCCTGAAACCAATGCTGGAAGACCGCGGCGTCCTCAAAATCGCTCAGAACCTCAAATACGACTGGCTGGTGATGACCCGCTATGGTGTCGACATCGGCCCGTACGACGACACGATGCAGCTCTCCTACACTGTCGATGCCGGCAAGGGCGGCAATGGCATGGATGAGCTCTCCGAGCGCTGGCTCGGCCACAAGCCGATCCCGTTCAAGGAGGTTTGCGGTTCGGGCAAGTCGATGATCACCTTCGACAAGGTGCCGATCGACAAGGCAACTGCCTATGCTGCCGAAGACGCCGATGTCACCTTGCGCCTGTGGTTGATCCTGAAACCGCGCCTTGCCAGCGATCACATGGCAACCGTTTATGAAACGCTGGAACGGCCCATGGTGCCGGTGCTGGCGCGCATGGAAAAGCGCGGTATTTCCGTTGACCGGCAGATGCTCTCCCGCCTCTCCGGTGATTTTGCGCAAGGCGCGGCGGCGCTGGAAGCGGAAATCTATGAGCTTGCCGGCGAAACCTTCAATGTCGGCTCTCCCAAGCAGCTTGGCGAAATCCTCTTCGGTAAAATGGGTTTGCCGGGCGGCAAGAAGACCAAGACCGGCGCCTGGTCGACGTCGGCTCAGGTTCTGGAAGATCTGGCCGCCGAAGGCCATGCATTGCCGTCAAAGATCGTTGAGTGGCGCCAGCTTTCCAAGCTGAAATCCACCTATACTGATGCCCTGCCCGGCTATATCCATCCGGAAACCAAGCGCGTTCACACGTCCTATGCTTTGGCGGCGACCACCACCGGACGTCTTTCCTCATCCGAGCCGAACCTTCAGAACATTCCTGTACGCACGGAAGCGGGACGGAAAATCCGCCAAGCGTTTATCGCCGAAAAGGGTCACAAGCTGATCTCGGCCGATTACAGCCAGATCGAGCTGCGTGTGCTTGCCCATATGGCGGATATTCCGCAGCTGAAAAAAGCCTTCGAGGACGGGCTCGACATTCACGCCATGACGGCCTCGGAAATGTTCGGAACACCGATTGAAGGCATGGATCCGATGGTCCGCCGGCAAGCCAAGGCGATCAACTTCGGCATCATCTACGGCATTTCCGCCTTTGGCTTGGCCAACCAGCTCGGCATCGGCCGGGGGGAAGCCAGCGACTACATAAAAACCTATTTCGAGCGTTTCCCTGGCATCAAGGAGTATATGGAAGCGATCAAGAAGCAGGTTCATGCGGACGGCTATGTCACCACGATCTTTGGCCGTAAGGCCCATTATCCGGACGTGAACACCAAGAACCCGAACATGCGCAACTTCTATGAACGGGCGGCGATCAACGCCCCGATCCAGGGCTCGGCGGCCGATATCCTGCGCCGCGCCATGGTGCGCATGGAAGATCGGCTGACCGACGCAAAGCTGAATGCACAAATGCTTTTGCAAGTGCACGACGAACTGATCTTTGAGGTGCCGGATGCTGAGGTCGAGGCGACCATTCCACTAATCAAGGACGTCATGGAGAACGCCTGCGATCCGGCTCTGAAACTCTCCGTCCCGCTGCAAGTAGACGCCCGCGCGGCCGACAATTGGGATGAGGCGCATTAGGGGATTTCTGACCTCAACCTGGCGCTGGACGGATACTTGTTCTGTCTGCGCGGTTATCCCTCGAGGCCGCGTTCGTAAGCGTCCGCAGGGCTAGAGAGTTTGCTTGGATGCCGCTACAGTACTCTCTGTTGTTGTCACCCCAGCGCAGGCTGGGGTCCAGTAACCTCATAAAATGGCGTTATTTTCCGACCGCTAACGACACGGAGTACCGGGTCTCAGCCGGAGTTTATGCCCGCGAAGGTGGGTGCTGGGACCACAATTCAAGGTGCTCAAGCGTTTTCCTACCCCCGCACCACCATCTGGCAGCCCGGTGCGATCTTGGACAGGATTAACCGCATGTGCTGCGGGTATACGGCGACACAGCCTTCGGTCGGCCGGTAATCCTCGCGGGCGATATGGAAGAAAATCGCGCTGCCCTGGCCCTTCACCGGCGGGTACATGTTGCAATCCAGCACAACGACGATGTCGTAGAGCCGGTCGTCCCGCCACATTTTTTCGTGACTTGCGGCGAACGGCAGATCGACCGGGCGGTTGTAGCGGCGATGGCATGGATCGTCGCACCAGCCCATGCCCGGCTTTAAAGTTTCAACTGGCAACGAGGTTTGCGGACGAGGACCACGGTCGCCGCGGTAATAAACGTGAAGCACTTCAAAACTGCCGAGTGGGGTTGCGCCGTCGCCCTCACGTTTGCGCCCAATCACGCCGGAGCGGCCCAAGGCACACGGGACCGTGATCGGCCCACAGCGCAGCACGCCCTTCGTTCTGTCTCTGGGAAGGGCATGAACCTCCAGGATCTCCGCCAGTTTTCCGATGCCTTGCATATGAATTTCCGATTTGGCCAATGTGTGCTTCAAAGCTCTTGATAAACCGGCGCTAAAGCCCGCGTGAAGAAGAATTGACGTGAGGCTGCTTGTAAGGCGACACTTTCCCGCGCACATAAGTGTGACAACGCGCTTGTGTTCATTACACAAACTGCCGTGATCACGAATAGAATTCTGGCGAGGACCCGACGAGATGACCGCCCGCACAATATTGATTGTCGATGATGATACCGAACTGCGCGAAGCGCTGGTCGAGCAGCTCTCGCTCTATGATGAGTTTGAGACGCTTCAGGCGGATTCGGCAACATCCGGCATCGCTATGGCCAAGGAAGAGCACATCGACCTTTTGTTGATGGATGTCGGCTTGCCGGATATCGACGGCCGCGAGGCGGTCAAATTGCTGCGCAAGAGTGGGTTCAAGGCACCGATCATCATGCTGACCGGCCATGACGGCGACAGCGACACGATCCTGGGCCTCGAAGCCGGTGCCAATGATTATGTCACCAAGCCGTTCAAATTCGCCGTTTTGCTGGCTCGTGTCCGCGCGCATCTGCGCCAACATGAACAAAGCGAAGACGCGACTTTCGCCATCGGCCGCTATTCTTTCCGCCCCGCCGCCAAGGTCATGCAGGAAGACAATGGTTCCAAAGTCCGCCTGACGGAAAAAGAAACCTCGATCTTAAAGTTTTTGTATCGTGCCGGTGAAAAGCCGGTGACCCGCGATGTGCTGCTGCATGAGGTCTGGGGTTATAACTCCGGTGTCACCACTCACACGCTGGAAACCCACATTTACCGCCTGCGCCAGAAAATTGAGCGGGACCCCTCCAGTGCAGAGCTGTTGGTGACGGAAGCGGGCGGCTACAAGCTGGTCCCATAGAACAAACTGTTGTTCTCAGCGTGCATAATCGCTTGTGCACGCATTGATAATCATCGTAAATCTTGGGCATGAGCCTTGCCCAAGACATAACGATTCTCAAAAAGATCCCGATGTTTTCGGACTTTCAGGACGATCAGCTGCGCCTGCTCGCGTTCAGTGCGGAAAGCATGGACTACGGCAAGGGCCAGCGTTTGTTCGATCAGGATGAGCGGGCTGATGGCGGGCTGGTAATTACTGACGGTCTTGTATCGCTG
Proteins encoded:
- a CDS encoding acyltransferase family protein, whose translation is MIQARRVDWVDTAKGICIIFVVMMHSVLGVEAAAGEKGWMHAVIAFAAPFRMPDFFLISGLFLSNVIGRDWKLYADRKVVHFAYFYVLWMTIQFIVKAPVFADEMGAAGALQFYFVSFVQPFGTLWFIYMLPVFFVVCKIAHDKGIPWQLMLGVAALLQIAPIHTGWLLVDEFASRFVYFYAGYIFAPKIFELADWARERVSLSLVLLLAWGLVNGALVYIGWSALPFVSLALGAAGAGAIILTSTLIVKAGSMDFLRHFGANSIVIYLAFFFPMGVSRVILLKLGMLDIGTISLVVNIVSVISPMILFWLIQKTGFGWFLFKRPKWAYLGGTFGKQRVPQAAE
- a CDS encoding DUF1194 domain-containing protein, producing MAHTPANRRSKTPGSRPNRLAGLFAAASLLIFPLEARAEPCSLALVVALDVSASVDAREYDLQLTGLANALQDPLVVEAINSVGGIWFSSFEWSGHYQQKTLLDWRFLTGENSVAAAAVELADNTRSHKEFMTALGYALAHGSRVLRNAPSPCQRLVIDVSSDGANNTGFEPEIAYRDASFLNVTVNALVILNDEHTDDYFAEKVIRGPGAFVEVTASYDDYQTAMTRKLLREIGTKLLAQNASDRNHPIAD
- the polA gene encoding DNA polymerase I, producing MSTQESSAALTADDHLILVDGSTFIFRAYHALPPLTRKPDGLPVGAVSGFCNMLWKLLQEGLTPEEGDEPTHFAVIFDHSAQTFRSDIYPEYKAHRPPPPEDLVPQFGLIREATRAFSTHCIEQKGYEADDLIATYAAQAAGQGARVTIVSGDKDLMQLIGPTVGMIDTMKNKIFGEPEVFEKFGVGPDKVIEVQSLAGDSVDNVPGVPGIGLKTAALLINEFGDLETLLAQAETIKQKKRRENLIEFADQARISKELVTLKQDVPVETPVGDLSVSDVDGPKAVGFLKAMGFTTLTKKVAEVTGAELANIEPVDYQVPGWDVPDRKGRMMERPGGAAAADPAESAEGAGGPDGLMVPQTVADERAAKIGALPVDNSAYETVTTLEQLQPWIDAAYEKGYVAFDTETTSLDAMQAELVGISLSSEPGKACYIPLTHKDGEGDLLGGGGLLPGQIPLNEAFKALKPMLEDRGVLKIAQNLKYDWLVMTRYGVDIGPYDDTMQLSYTVDAGKGGNGMDELSERWLGHKPIPFKEVCGSGKSMITFDKVPIDKATAYAAEDADVTLRLWLILKPRLASDHMATVYETLERPMVPVLARMEKRGISVDRQMLSRLSGDFAQGAAALEAEIYELAGETFNVGSPKQLGEILFGKMGLPGGKKTKTGAWSTSAQVLEDLAAEGHALPSKIVEWRQLSKLKSTYTDALPGYIHPETKRVHTSYALAATTTGRLSSSEPNLQNIPVRTEAGRKIRQAFIAEKGHKLISADYSQIELRVLAHMADIPQLKKAFEDGLDIHAMTASEMFGTPIEGMDPMVRRQAKAINFGIIYGISAFGLANQLGIGRGEASDYIKTYFERFPGIKEYMEAIKKQVHADGYVTTIFGRKAHYPDVNTKNPNMRNFYERAAINAPIQGSAADILRRAMVRMEDRLTDAKLNAQMLLQVHDELIFEVPDAEVEATIPLIKDVMENACDPALKLSVPLQVDARAADNWDEAH
- a CDS encoding L,D-transpeptidase, producing the protein MQGIGKLAEILEVHALPRDRTKGVLRCGPITVPCALGRSGVIGRKREGDGATPLGSFEVLHVYYRGDRGPRPQTSLPVETLKPGMGWCDDPCHRRYNRPVDLPFAASHEKMWRDDRLYDIVVVLDCNMYPPVKGQGSAIFFHIAREDYRPTEGCVAVYPQHMRLILSKIAPGCQMVVRG
- a CDS encoding response regulator transcription factor, encoding MTARTILIVDDDTELREALVEQLSLYDEFETLQADSATSGIAMAKEEHIDLLLMDVGLPDIDGREAVKLLRKSGFKAPIIMLTGHDGDSDTILGLEAGANDYVTKPFKFAVLLARVRAHLRQHEQSEDATFAIGRYSFRPAAKVMQEDNGSKVRLTEKETSILKFLYRAGEKPVTRDVLLHEVWGYNSGVTTHTLETHIYRLRQKIERDPSSAELLVTEAGGYKLVP